In Myxococcus stipitatus, the following are encoded in one genomic region:
- a CDS encoding C39 family peptidase produces the protein MSPRIDGRQQNYSPQSVQASGLPQDRNAQLNLQQLWPYIEKYAQKYGADPKVLAGIVAQESSFKNHGVHADGTGHGLIGLDDNGLLPSFEKWSGMQVGRGANAKTIPPEKQMEFLAKTIGDLTKKHGNGMAAAREWHRGAGAMNDARGYDYQSKIQNHIGRLFPGGKTPSGTSANVPDTTVGQNNNNTPGSNPGIAPSRNDSRTPVGDSDYQIKQGDTLWGIASQLKGQGMQGSHWDIINQIREMNPKITNPNLIIAGDSLKLPGVAGKDQSSFTPGTNKPAPVDLNPGTQGTQGTEGAAPVTGDGRVDPSKVPQISQYNPAGKNGSYTNGPANCGPTSMAQIARAFGFGKDMNDAQLINHLGRIGGTSGNGTDVNGIAKMAKAMGKNAETKGPGADVDWIAKQLKQGKLVVANGDYHAMPPHQNESRTSGHYVTVAGMDAKGNFIVRDPADANVKTITPEQMKHFLRSNPNGGYQMAIG, from the coding sequence ATGTCTCCCCGGATTGATGGCCGCCAGCAGAACTATTCGCCCCAGTCGGTCCAGGCCTCTGGCCTGCCGCAGGACCGCAACGCGCAGCTGAACCTCCAGCAACTCTGGCCGTACATCGAGAAGTACGCGCAGAAGTACGGCGCCGACCCGAAGGTGCTCGCGGGCATCGTCGCGCAGGAGTCCTCGTTCAAGAACCACGGCGTGCACGCTGACGGCACGGGCCACGGGCTCATTGGCCTGGACGACAACGGCCTGTTGCCCTCGTTCGAGAAGTGGTCCGGCATGCAGGTGGGCCGCGGGGCCAACGCCAAGACGATTCCGCCCGAGAAGCAGATGGAGTTCCTGGCGAAGACGATTGGCGACCTGACCAAGAAGCACGGCAACGGCATGGCCGCCGCGCGCGAGTGGCACCGGGGCGCGGGCGCGATGAACGACGCTCGGGGCTACGACTACCAGAGCAAGATCCAGAACCACATCGGCCGGCTGTTCCCGGGTGGCAAGACGCCCAGCGGGACGAGCGCGAACGTGCCCGACACCACGGTGGGGCAGAACAACAACAACACGCCGGGCTCAAACCCTGGCATCGCGCCCAGCCGCAATGACTCCCGCACGCCGGTGGGGGACTCCGACTACCAGATCAAGCAGGGTGACACGCTCTGGGGCATCGCCTCCCAGCTCAAGGGCCAGGGCATGCAGGGCTCGCACTGGGACATCATCAACCAGATTCGCGAGATGAACCCGAAGATCACCAACCCCAACCTCATCATCGCGGGTGACTCGCTGAAGCTGCCGGGTGTCGCAGGCAAGGACCAGAGCAGCTTCACGCCTGGCACGAACAAGCCCGCGCCGGTGGACCTCAACCCTGGCACGCAAGGCACGCAGGGCACCGAGGGCGCCGCCCCGGTGACGGGCGACGGCCGCGTGGACCCGAGCAAGGTTCCGCAGATCAGCCAGTACAACCCGGCGGGCAAGAACGGCTCGTATACGAATGGCCCGGCCAACTGCGGCCCCACGTCCATGGCGCAGATCGCCCGCGCGTTCGGTTTCGGCAAGGACATGAACGACGCGCAGCTCATCAACCACCTGGGCCGCATCGGTGGCACGTCGGGCAACGGCACGGACGTCAACGGCATCGCGAAGATGGCGAAGGCGATGGGCAAGAACGCGGAGACGAAGGGCCCTGGCGCGGACGTGGATTGGATTGCCAAACAGCTCAAGCAGGGCAAGTTGGTGGTGGCCAACGGCGACTATCACGCGATGCCTCCGCACCAGAACGAGTCGCGCACGTCTGGCCACTACGTGACGGTGGCGGGCATGGACGCCAAGGGCAACTTCATCGTCCGCGACCCGGCCGACGCGAACGTGAAGACCATCACTCCGGAGCAGATGAAGCACTTCCTGCGCTCCAACCCCAACGGCGGCTATCAGATGGCCATCGGCTGA
- a CDS encoding HEAT repeat domain-containing protein: MTENRSLSPEQRDAALHALVGADPGAVVEAALQLSEDASTTSHLVQLLETQTRPEVRQGILYALCWHGQPGLWDLMVEVLSNPREDPKVRGQAAEGLSYLFSYLTTDSREFASGVKALLEALNDSSVEVRYCAVHALGATGHPPLIPALERMREDPTPAPGWIGTVADEARRALEFLEGAYSMRKRRGR; this comes from the coding sequence ATGACAGAGAATCGTTCCTTGTCTCCAGAGCAGCGGGACGCGGCGCTCCATGCGCTTGTCGGCGCGGACCCTGGCGCAGTGGTGGAAGCAGCCCTTCAGCTTTCGGAAGATGCGTCGACCACCTCCCACCTGGTCCAGCTGCTGGAAACACAGACCCGTCCAGAGGTGCGCCAGGGCATTCTGTATGCGCTTTGCTGGCATGGACAGCCCGGCCTGTGGGACTTGATGGTCGAGGTGCTCTCAAACCCACGCGAAGACCCCAAGGTGCGTGGCCAGGCCGCTGAAGGGCTCTCCTACCTGTTCTCGTACCTGACGACAGACTCGCGAGAGTTCGCGAGTGGAGTCAAAGCCTTGCTGGAGGCGCTCAATGACTCATCCGTCGAGGTTCGCTACTGCGCCGTCCACGCCCTGGGTGCAACTGGCCATCCGCCACTCATTCCCGCGTTGGAGCGGATGCGTGAAGACCCAACTCCCGCTCCCGGATGGATTGGAACAGTCGCGGATGAAGCCAGACGCGCCCTTGAGTTTCTCGAAGGCGCTTATTCCATGCGCAAACGCAGAGGGCGTTGA
- a CDS encoding myxosortase-dependent M36 family metallopeptidase: MKRLWMGTVSAVLAVLMWSPQAQAREVAVDAFLRAPADRSLPSSAANASQRGLRINSVEGRLGVPTFVFREPALNAGGVAAKASRPVTKASANQAAREHLRGVADLYRMGNADVDSAELRQVHIPNNSRGAVIATYGRRVNGIEVFRSEVKVVMDASQQLVAIAGYLPPSQQDDAKSAAASSFRVSAPQAISTAFQDMTGAALDTRALLPAGTKGDYSQYKVDRALMSTHGFGEAPRSKKVLFPMPDGLVPAYYVEVNAGTAQKPDASYKAYVINARDGSLLLKHDLTESEQFSYNVWADPTTKVPYDGPQGDAPTPHPTGNPDGYQAPLNVNPNLVTLESLDFSRRDPWLPANATETKGNNVDAYADLGGEDGYQEGIDFRAPLSNAATRTFNYTYDVTKPPEASREQRDAAIVNIFYVTNFLHDWFYDAGFDEAAGNAQMSNFGRGGLEGDGMRAEAQDFGGRNNANMSTPADGARPRMQQYIFDPPPELAVSVGADAPRTHDVRTAAYGPTEAYDVSGDFALPPTDPDPDKAFWLNLGCADADGGDPYEGKQVFAGKIAVIARGECSFIFKTYNAMRAGAKGVVITNSATGVWELTLAASDDDDLNDSITIPTLMVRKEAGDVWRTELAKPDGVVKGSMRLDADKSRDGTIDNQIIAHEWGHYISNRLIGNASGLTNNQGRAMGEGWGDFHALLMTARDEDRARAGNEQFQGVYGMAGYTQSGGGNQGYYWGIRRVPYTTDMTKNGLTLAHIQDGTALPTNNVLASGHNGRSNAQVHSSGEVWATMLWECYVSLLNVHPFAEAQDRMKRYLVASYKATPSQPTFLEARDAMLSVVAASDPADYQRFLAAFAKRGAGFGARVPDRDSADHVGVVQSFAVSKKLEIVSITLDDSSIGCDKDGVLDAGETGLLRVTVRNLGAEALSNVEANVALKGSSPGLVALLNGGATPITLPFGSIARGATVTATVQVQLNEAPTWKPAENAPSQLAELGVAVTFANAIDPYGATKPEDRVVGRNFLTQVNFDEKMSASRVDLSNTVNTAWTSSTYGYRAVWENGASGTGYWHAGNESIEQDKQLTSPVFNVATGQNFVLAFAQRFSFEAAFSSRLGRWQYFDGGAIELSVNDGPWRNWFAYMTAAQYQPLVNAGIFNVIEPGTVGLGGQPGWIRLSTNFPAFMNYAVNFGTRFAGRQVRVRFRQVSDGGVGAYGWDVTNIQVAGVTNTPFTTRVAESYAGGGSAPACNVLPLANAGNSLELSEFIENPDGSLSLRTVTLDGSASSDPDGSPLTYAWTQVGGPPVALTGADTVRPSFTTEVAGDSLFTFQLVVKDGVDESYPKTVQILMTNVNRAPVAVARVKDGGPTTVDERSGSITLDATGSTDADREKLEFEWTQTAGPAVELDDPSSATPTFAVPDVTADTQFTFTLVASDGIDLSEESTVTITVRQVDRAPVAVAGEDRTVGSRTTVTLAGSAEDADGEAITYAWTQLDGTPVTLTGADTATPSFKAPDVTGASVVLRFSLVATAGGIASAPSVVTITVTRANRVPVVSATQSYTVHEGSGVKMIATAEDADGDEITYRWTQVAGPSVTIQGADTAEATIIAPNVTEKTVLLFRVRASDDLASSEPTEVSVAVVNLPDHGCSAAGGNASSVLMPALALLGLALRRRRRS; encoded by the coding sequence ATGAAGCGTCTCTGGATGGGCACGGTCAGCGCAGTGCTCGCCGTGCTGATGTGGTCTCCCCAGGCACAAGCGAGAGAGGTCGCTGTTGATGCCTTCCTGCGCGCTCCGGCGGATCGTTCCCTGCCGAGCTCCGCGGCGAATGCGTCCCAGCGCGGACTGCGAATCAACAGCGTGGAGGGGCGCCTTGGCGTCCCCACCTTCGTGTTCCGTGAGCCCGCGCTGAACGCGGGGGGCGTGGCCGCGAAGGCCTCGCGTCCGGTGACGAAGGCCAGCGCGAACCAGGCGGCGCGAGAGCACCTGCGCGGCGTGGCGGACCTGTACCGCATGGGTAACGCGGACGTGGACAGCGCGGAGCTGCGCCAGGTCCACATCCCGAACAACTCGCGCGGCGCGGTGATCGCCACCTACGGCCGCCGGGTCAACGGCATCGAGGTCTTCCGCAGCGAGGTGAAGGTGGTGATGGACGCCAGCCAGCAGCTGGTCGCCATCGCGGGCTACCTGCCTCCGAGCCAGCAGGACGACGCGAAGAGCGCCGCTGCCTCGAGTTTCCGCGTCTCCGCGCCGCAAGCCATCTCGACGGCGTTCCAGGACATGACGGGCGCCGCCCTCGACACCCGGGCGCTGTTGCCTGCGGGCACGAAGGGTGACTACAGCCAGTACAAGGTGGACCGGGCGCTCATGTCGACGCACGGCTTCGGTGAGGCTCCGCGCTCCAAGAAGGTCCTCTTCCCGATGCCGGACGGGCTGGTGCCGGCGTACTACGTAGAGGTCAACGCGGGGACGGCCCAGAAGCCGGATGCCTCGTACAAGGCCTATGTCATCAACGCCCGCGACGGCTCGCTGCTGCTCAAGCACGACCTGACCGAGTCGGAGCAGTTCAGTTACAACGTGTGGGCGGACCCCACCACGAAGGTTCCGTACGACGGTCCCCAGGGCGACGCCCCCACGCCGCACCCGACGGGCAACCCGGACGGCTACCAGGCGCCGCTGAACGTCAACCCCAACCTGGTGACGCTGGAGAGCCTCGACTTCAGCCGCAGGGACCCGTGGCTCCCGGCGAACGCGACGGAGACGAAGGGCAACAACGTCGACGCGTACGCGGACCTGGGCGGTGAGGATGGCTACCAGGAGGGCATCGACTTCCGCGCGCCGCTCTCCAACGCGGCCACCCGGACGTTCAACTACACCTACGATGTGACGAAGCCCCCCGAGGCGAGCCGTGAGCAGCGGGACGCGGCCATCGTCAACATCTTCTACGTCACGAACTTCCTGCACGACTGGTTCTACGACGCGGGCTTCGACGAGGCCGCCGGCAACGCCCAGATGAGCAACTTCGGGCGCGGTGGCCTCGAAGGCGACGGCATGCGCGCGGAGGCGCAGGACTTCGGCGGCCGCAACAACGCCAACATGTCCACGCCGGCCGACGGCGCGCGTCCTCGCATGCAGCAGTACATCTTCGACCCGCCGCCGGAGCTCGCGGTGTCGGTGGGCGCCGATGCCCCCAGGACGCACGACGTGCGGACGGCCGCGTACGGCCCGACCGAGGCGTACGACGTGTCCGGCGATTTCGCGCTCCCGCCGACGGACCCGGATCCGGACAAGGCCTTCTGGCTGAACCTCGGCTGCGCCGACGCGGACGGTGGTGACCCCTACGAGGGCAAGCAGGTGTTCGCCGGGAAGATCGCCGTCATCGCGCGTGGTGAGTGCAGCTTCATCTTCAAGACCTACAACGCGATGCGCGCGGGCGCCAAGGGCGTTGTCATCACCAACAGCGCGACGGGGGTGTGGGAGCTGACCCTGGCCGCGAGCGATGACGACGACCTCAACGACTCCATCACCATTCCGACGTTGATGGTGCGCAAGGAGGCGGGCGATGTCTGGAGGACGGAGCTGGCGAAGCCGGATGGCGTGGTCAAGGGCTCGATGCGCCTGGACGCGGACAAGTCTCGCGACGGGACCATCGACAACCAGATCATCGCGCACGAGTGGGGGCACTACATCTCCAACCGCCTCATCGGCAACGCCTCGGGTCTGACGAACAACCAGGGCCGCGCCATGGGCGAGGGCTGGGGTGACTTCCACGCCCTGCTGATGACGGCTCGCGATGAGGACCGGGCCCGGGCGGGCAATGAGCAGTTCCAGGGCGTCTACGGCATGGCGGGCTACACCCAGAGCGGTGGTGGCAACCAGGGCTACTACTGGGGCATCCGCCGCGTCCCGTACACCACGGACATGACGAAGAACGGCCTCACGCTCGCTCACATCCAGGACGGAACGGCCCTCCCGACGAACAACGTGCTCGCGTCGGGCCACAACGGCAGGTCGAATGCCCAGGTGCACAGCTCGGGTGAGGTCTGGGCCACGATGCTGTGGGAGTGCTACGTCAGCCTGCTCAACGTGCACCCCTTCGCCGAGGCGCAGGACCGGATGAAGCGCTACCTGGTCGCGTCCTACAAGGCCACGCCCTCGCAGCCCACCTTCCTGGAAGCGCGTGACGCCATGTTGTCCGTGGTCGCCGCCTCCGACCCCGCGGACTACCAGCGTTTCCTGGCGGCCTTCGCCAAGCGCGGCGCGGGTTTCGGTGCCCGGGTTCCGGACCGCGACAGCGCGGACCACGTCGGCGTGGTCCAGAGCTTCGCCGTGAGCAAGAAGCTCGAGATCGTCAGCATCACCTTGGATGACTCCAGCATCGGCTGTGACAAGGACGGCGTGCTGGACGCGGGCGAGACGGGCTTGCTCCGGGTGACGGTGCGCAACCTGGGCGCCGAGGCCCTGAGCAATGTGGAGGCGAATGTCGCGCTCAAGGGTTCGAGCCCGGGTCTCGTGGCGCTGTTGAATGGCGGCGCCACTCCCATCACCCTCCCGTTCGGCAGCATCGCTCGCGGTGCGACCGTGACCGCCACCGTGCAGGTCCAGTTGAACGAGGCTCCGACCTGGAAGCCGGCGGAGAACGCCCCGTCGCAGCTGGCCGAGCTGGGCGTGGCCGTGACGTTCGCGAACGCCATCGACCCGTACGGGGCGACGAAGCCCGAGGACAGGGTCGTCGGCCGCAACTTCCTCACCCAGGTCAACTTCGACGAGAAGATGAGCGCGTCGCGCGTCGACCTGAGCAACACCGTCAACACCGCGTGGACGAGCTCGACCTATGGCTACCGCGCCGTGTGGGAGAACGGTGCCTCGGGGACGGGTTACTGGCACGCCGGCAACGAGTCCATCGAGCAGGACAAGCAGCTGACCTCGCCGGTGTTCAACGTGGCGACCGGTCAGAACTTCGTGCTGGCCTTCGCCCAGCGCTTCAGCTTCGAGGCCGCGTTCTCGAGCAGGCTGGGCCGGTGGCAGTACTTCGACGGCGGCGCGATCGAGCTCTCCGTCAACGACGGCCCGTGGCGGAACTGGTTCGCCTACATGACGGCCGCGCAGTACCAGCCGTTGGTGAACGCGGGCATCTTCAACGTCATCGAGCCGGGAACGGTGGGCCTGGGTGGTCAGCCTGGCTGGATTCGCCTGAGCACCAACTTCCCCGCGTTCATGAACTACGCCGTCAACTTCGGCACCCGGTTCGCGGGTCGCCAGGTGCGCGTGCGCTTCCGCCAGGTGTCTGACGGTGGTGTCGGCGCGTATGGCTGGGATGTCACCAACATCCAGGTGGCGGGTGTCACCAACACGCCGTTCACCACGCGCGTCGCCGAGTCGTACGCGGGTGGTGGTTCGGCGCCGGCCTGCAACGTCCTGCCTCTGGCGAACGCGGGCAACTCCCTGGAGCTGTCCGAGTTCATCGAGAATCCGGATGGCAGCCTGTCTCTGCGGACCGTCACGCTGGATGGTTCCGCGAGCTCCGACCCGGATGGTTCGCCGCTGACGTACGCGTGGACTCAGGTGGGTGGCCCGCCGGTGGCGCTCACGGGCGCGGACACGGTCCGGCCGTCGTTCACCACCGAGGTCGCGGGTGACAGCCTCTTCACGTTCCAGCTGGTGGTGAAGGATGGCGTGGACGAGAGCTACCCGAAGACGGTCCAGATCCTGATGACCAACGTGAACCGGGCGCCGGTCGCGGTGGCTCGCGTGAAGGACGGTGGGCCGACGACGGTGGACGAGCGCTCGGGCAGCATCACGCTCGACGCGACGGGGTCGACGGACGCGGACCGCGAGAAGCTCGAGTTCGAGTGGACGCAGACGGCGGGCCCGGCGGTGGAGTTGGATGACCCGTCCAGCGCCACGCCGACGTTCGCGGTGCCGGATGTGACGGCGGACACGCAGTTCACCTTCACGCTGGTGGCGTCCGACGGCATCGACCTGAGCGAGGAGTCGACGGTCACCATCACGGTTCGTCAGGTGGACCGTGCGCCGGTGGCGGTGGCGGGTGAGGACCGGACGGTGGGTTCTCGCACGACGGTGACCCTGGCGGGCAGCGCCGAGGATGCGGACGGCGAGGCCATCACCTACGCCTGGACGCAGCTGGATGGGACGCCGGTGACGCTCACGGGGGCCGACACGGCCACCCCGAGCTTCAAGGCTCCTGACGTGACGGGTGCGTCCGTGGTCCTGCGCTTCAGCCTGGTGGCGACGGCCGGTGGCATCGCCAGCGCGCCGAGCGTGGTGACCATCACCGTGACGCGGGCCAACCGCGTGCCGGTGGTGTCGGCGACCCAGTCGTACACGGTTCACGAGGGCTCGGGCGTGAAGATGATCGCCACGGCGGAGGATGCCGATGGGGATGAGATCACGTACCGCTGGACGCAGGTCGCGGGTCCGTCCGTCACGATTCAGGGTGCGGACACCGCGGAGGCGACCATCATCGCTCCGAACGTGACCGAGAAGACGGTGCTGCTCTTCCGCGTCCGCGCGAGCGATGACCTTGCGTCGAGCGAGCCGACCGAAGTGTCCGTGGCGGTGGTGAACCTGCCTGACCATGGTTGCAGCGCGGCGGGTGGAAACGCCTCCAGCGTGCTGATGCCCGCGCTGGCCCTGCTGGGTCTGGCGCTGCGCCGCCGTCGTCGGAGCTAG
- a CDS encoding HAMP domain-containing sensor histidine kinase, whose amino-acid sequence MLRRLLPTLVALGFGLLALGWGLVSLQRIFAREREDAHSQVRSRRDALGHAASETLRQVLATQLNEQIPAIHAAVDNPLAPGERYYLQFRGQPFLPRHTRSMAGDDMPARALYETLADHLRGGAPPAHWESRVTRLRAAEAALVANNLPRAAALVEELLRHHSRNALPPHQELPFLLLAVEHLQRGPATLPLVRSLLREGLPEEFGGISRGAGLQRDLLRERGSFTQADFDFLLARILRLSRLLGEPTRDFLERTRETGEGRLLMPDELTEPTLVGEQWYVEPRGESIYGISVDSAALLAPITQDMVARGLFGANGHMRLVGGRAVIPARELKVHVDLPEWARAEADIEARYGLKTLLVAACGALAVAIFALAVVAQQRKYRFLELKSDFVATVSHELRTPLASIRLMGETLERKLAHAPEVRDYPTRIVQAADGLHFLVENILSFNRIDKGRWTLRASHVRLEELVNPLRDDLASATFAPVELTTDMDDAELEADPSLLRLLFSNLGRNACAYNARSPVRISVQARVIEGHGCTVLFRDNGMGIPEHEWENVFLDFYRLSPPGQDVHGSGLGLSLCRKIMKLHHGDIQIASSTSEGTTFALTFHEPRR is encoded by the coding sequence ATGCTGCGCCGGCTCCTTCCCACGCTCGTGGCCTTGGGTTTCGGGCTCCTCGCCCTCGGATGGGGGTTGGTGAGCCTGCAACGCATCTTCGCGCGCGAGCGCGAGGACGCCCACTCCCAGGTCCGCTCCCGCCGCGACGCCCTCGGGCACGCCGCCAGCGAGACCCTTCGCCAGGTCCTCGCCACCCAGCTCAACGAGCAGATCCCTGCCATCCACGCCGCGGTGGACAACCCGCTCGCCCCGGGTGAGCGCTACTACCTCCAGTTCCGCGGCCAACCCTTCCTGCCCCGCCACACCCGCTCAATGGCGGGCGACGACATGCCCGCACGCGCCCTCTACGAGACACTCGCGGATCACCTCCGCGGGGGCGCACCTCCCGCCCACTGGGAGTCCCGCGTGACGCGGTTGCGCGCGGCGGAGGCGGCGCTCGTCGCCAACAACCTGCCCCGCGCCGCCGCGCTGGTGGAGGAGCTGCTTCGCCACCACTCCAGGAACGCGCTCCCTCCGCATCAGGAGCTGCCCTTCCTGCTCCTGGCCGTCGAGCACCTGCAGCGAGGCCCCGCGACGCTGCCCCTCGTACGCTCCCTGCTTCGCGAAGGACTCCCGGAGGAGTTCGGCGGCATCAGCCGCGGCGCGGGACTCCAACGGGACCTGCTGCGCGAGCGCGGGAGCTTCACGCAAGCCGACTTCGACTTCCTCCTGGCGCGCATCCTCCGGTTGAGCCGCCTGCTCGGAGAGCCCACGCGCGACTTCCTGGAGCGCACGCGCGAGACGGGTGAAGGCCGGCTCTTGATGCCCGATGAGCTGACGGAGCCCACGCTGGTGGGCGAGCAGTGGTACGTCGAGCCTCGCGGAGAGAGCATCTACGGCATCTCCGTGGACAGCGCCGCGCTGCTGGCGCCCATCACCCAGGACATGGTCGCTCGCGGACTGTTCGGCGCCAACGGACACATGCGATTGGTGGGCGGGCGCGCGGTGATTCCAGCGCGCGAGCTCAAGGTCCACGTGGACTTGCCGGAGTGGGCACGCGCCGAGGCGGACATCGAGGCACGCTACGGCCTGAAGACGCTCCTGGTCGCCGCATGTGGCGCGCTGGCCGTGGCCATCTTCGCGCTGGCCGTGGTCGCGCAGCAACGCAAGTACCGCTTCCTCGAACTCAAGAGCGACTTCGTGGCCACGGTCTCCCACGAGCTGCGCACGCCCCTGGCCTCCATCCGGCTGATGGGCGAGACCCTCGAGCGCAAGCTGGCCCATGCCCCCGAGGTGCGCGACTACCCGACGCGCATCGTCCAGGCCGCCGACGGGCTGCACTTCTTGGTGGAGAACATCCTGTCGTTCAACCGCATCGACAAGGGGCGGTGGACCCTGCGAGCCTCACACGTGCGGCTGGAGGAACTGGTCAATCCGCTGCGGGACGACCTGGCCTCGGCGACCTTCGCCCCCGTGGAGCTCACCACCGACATGGACGACGCGGAGCTGGAGGCGGACCCGTCGCTCCTGCGACTGCTCTTCTCCAACCTGGGCCGCAACGCATGTGCGTACAACGCGCGCAGCCCCGTGCGCATCTCCGTCCAGGCCCGGGTGATTGAAGGCCATGGCTGCACCGTGCTCTTCCGCGACAACGGCATGGGCATTCCCGAGCACGAGTGGGAGAACGTCTTCCTGGACTTCTACCGCCTGAGTCCTCCAGGTCAGGACGTCCATGGCAGTGGCCTGGGTCTGTCGCTTTGCCGCAAGATCATGAAGCTCCACCATGGCGACATCCAGATTGCCTCCTCCACGTCGGAGGGGACTACGTTCGCGCTGACCTTTCACGAGCCGCGTCGATGA
- a CDS encoding response regulator transcription factor: MNTPTPPSSITRPTILIVEDDAHLRVGLRDNLLDEGYEVAEAPTARDAEPLLRQREFDLLILDVMLPGEDGYSFCRRLRSQGVKSLVMMLTARSLEDDIVRGFEAGAQDYLTKPYRLRELLARVGALVRRAGTAPAQVTTFGGYSLDLGRRTVARPDGGIVELTRTEFDLLAYLLRHRERALPRGEILDAVWGRDVVVDPRTVDNFVSSLKKKLGWTSASGFVIHTLRGVGYRMEVSSA, from the coding sequence ATGAACACCCCCACTCCGCCCTCCTCCATCACCCGCCCCACCATCCTCATCGTCGAGGACGATGCACACCTGCGCGTCGGCCTCAGGGACAACCTGCTGGACGAGGGATACGAAGTCGCCGAGGCCCCCACCGCGCGCGACGCCGAGCCGCTGCTGCGTCAGCGCGAGTTCGACCTGCTCATCCTCGATGTGATGCTCCCGGGTGAGGACGGCTACAGCTTCTGCCGGCGGCTGCGCTCCCAGGGCGTGAAGAGCCTGGTGATGATGCTCACCGCGCGCTCGCTCGAGGACGACATCGTCCGGGGCTTCGAGGCCGGTGCACAGGACTACCTCACCAAGCCCTACCGCCTTCGTGAGCTGCTCGCGCGCGTGGGCGCGCTGGTGCGCAGGGCGGGCACGGCTCCGGCACAGGTGACGACGTTCGGGGGTTACTCGCTCGACCTGGGCCGCCGCACGGTGGCCCGGCCCGATGGCGGCATCGTCGAGTTGACCCGCACGGAGTTCGACCTGCTGGCCTATCTGCTCCGGCACCGCGAGCGCGCCCTGCCTCGAGGAGAAATCCTCGACGCGGTGTGGGGCCGCGACGTGGTGGTGGACCCGCGCACGGTGGACAACTTCGTCTCCAGCTTGAAGAAGAAGCTCGGATGGACGAGCGCCTCCGGCTTCGTCATCCACACGCTTCGCGGCGTGGGATATCGGATGGAAGTCTCGTCGGCATGA
- a CDS encoding energy transducer TonB, with translation MFKSVIERQRAGRLGLGLWWSVAIHAGLFGAVLLISARPDEVPPDTSLDKTYVLKLAPGPQVAKGYTAPAPAQPKQAVQPKTRKARRDLIPTQIQPLPADPTPAVPDPVDMPSSLHDPVGEPGDGEPGGHPEGDPNSSVIGVPLVTGLPDGFANGTGEDVVPFGEGMAPPTLLGGPPLEYTELALRARVEGTFIAKCVITREGFVRDCRVIKGLAHMNDETLNALHHRRYTPVSYQGRATGVSYVFTLRFKLPR, from the coding sequence GTGTTCAAGTCTGTCATCGAGCGTCAGCGAGCCGGGCGTCTGGGACTGGGTTTGTGGTGGTCCGTGGCCATCCACGCGGGGTTGTTCGGCGCGGTCCTCCTCATCTCCGCCCGGCCCGACGAGGTGCCTCCGGATACGAGCCTGGACAAGACCTACGTCCTCAAGCTCGCGCCGGGTCCCCAGGTGGCCAAGGGCTACACGGCGCCGGCTCCCGCACAGCCCAAGCAGGCCGTGCAGCCCAAGACGCGCAAGGCCCGGCGCGACCTCATCCCGACGCAGATCCAGCCGCTCCCCGCGGACCCCACGCCCGCGGTTCCCGACCCGGTCGACATGCCGTCCTCTCTCCATGACCCCGTCGGAGAGCCGGGTGACGGCGAGCCGGGGGGGCATCCGGAAGGAGACCCCAACAGCAGCGTCATCGGCGTGCCGCTCGTCACCGGCCTGCCCGACGGATTCGCCAACGGCACAGGTGAGGACGTCGTCCCGTTTGGCGAAGGCATGGCGCCGCCGACGCTCCTGGGAGGCCCGCCACTCGAGTACACGGAGCTGGCCCTGCGGGCGCGCGTGGAGGGCACCTTCATCGCCAAGTGCGTCATCACCCGCGAGGGCTTCGTGCGTGACTGCCGCGTCATCAAGGGCCTGGCGCACATGAACGACGAGACCCTCAACGCCCTGCACCACCGCCGCTACACGCCGGTGAGCTACCAGGGGCGGGCCACGGGCGTCTCCTACGTCTTCACGCTCCGGTTCAAGCTGCCCCGGTAG